A window of Vigna unguiculata cultivar IT97K-499-35 chromosome 4, ASM411807v1, whole genome shotgun sequence contains these coding sequences:
- the LOC114182702 gene encoding WUSCHEL-related homeobox 1-like, which yields MWMVGDNEGGEFSMVDHSFSGRKLRPLMPRPITSSSSFTPPPTTTLSLTHPHANDFPSHYDYHHLASVAEQNKREQFNGAAPVVVSSRWNPTREQLRALEELYRRGTRTPSAEQIQHITSQLRKFGNIEGKNVFYWFQNHKARERQKRRRQMESEAGTPEKKDSAAGRAVFEVKQIKNWTPSTNCSTVAEESVSTQRTAKAVGEESRTVGWLQFDEGRNLLERNATWHVMQLPCPSPTAPSSAITTTTVTRTKMEPNLIKTHDLSFFISPQRENSVIYLSSSSSTSEDDNCVESQTLQFFPLRSGGGGDDASSDSMRDKETEISASPMNCNNFTPSQFFEFLPMKE from the exons ATGTGGATGGTTGGTGACAATGAAGGTGGTGAGTTCAGTATGGTTGATCATTCTTTCAGTGGAAGGAAACTCAGACCCCTCATGCCAAGGCCAataacttcttcttcttctttcacacCACCACCAACAACCACTCTTAGCTTGACTCACCCTCATGCCAATGATTTCCCTTCACACTATGATTATCACCATCTTG cCTCAGTGGCAGAACAAAACAAGAGAGAACAGTTCAATGGTGCAGCACCTGTTGTGGTGAGCTCAAGGTGGAATCCAACGCGAGAGCAACTAAGAGCCCTTGAAGAGTTGTACAGAAGAGGAACAAGAACACCATCTGCTGAGCAAATCCAACACATCACTTCACAGCTTAGAAAGTTTGGTAACATCGAAGGCAAGAATGTGTTCTATTGGTTTCAGAATCACAAAGCCAGGGAAAGGCAAAAACGTCGCCGCCAAATGGAATCAGAGGCTGGAACTCCTGAGAAGAAAGATTCAG CTGCAGGTAGGGCAGTGTTTGAAGTTAAACAGATCAAGAATTGGACACCCTCAACAAACTGCAGTACTGTTGCAGAG GAATCTGTTTCAACGCAGAGGACTGCAAAAGCAGTGGGTGAAGAGAGTAGAACAGTTGGATGGCTCCAATTCGATGAAGGAAGAAACCTTTTGGAgaggaatgccacgtggcaTGTGATGCAGTTACCTTGTCCTTCTCCAACTGCACCCTCTTCAGCTATTACAACAACCACAGTAACAAGAACAAAAATGGAGCCTAACCTCATTAAGACACATGATCTCAGCTTTTTCATTTCACCCCAGAGGGAAAACAGTGTTATATACTTAAGCAGTAGCAGTAGTACCAGTGAAGATGATAACTGTGTGGAGTCTCAAACCCTTCAGTTTTTCCCATTAAggagtggtggtggtggtgatgatgcTAGCAGTGACAGCATGAGGGATAAAGAGACAGAGATATCAGCTTCACCAATGAATTGCAATAACTTCACCCCAAGCCAGTTTTTTGAGTTCCTTCCTATGAAGGAGTGA